Proteins encoded within one genomic window of Bradyrhizobium sp. CB1717:
- a CDS encoding NirA family protein: MKIDTVSVDFTDEQKRYLEGFTTGLQISRVGRGLGGGGGKANAEPTGPDAVHLKAQDKVIAAGKKLADQEKFKRDEHPFDAYPRLRQQALDNTPPIPADNFRWRYYGIFYVAPTQDSYMCRLRIPNGIMKHWQLSGLADLADELCGPYSHVTTRANLQLREIPPKHAIRMIEGIQDLGLCSRGSGADNIRNVTGTPTAGIDPQEIIDTRPYAREWHYHILNDRSLYGLPRKFNVAFDGAGKIAVLEETNDIAFTAYEVKDGFGVEPGVWFRLGLGGITGHKDFAKYSGIIVKPEQATAVADAIVRVFIEHGDRTNRNKARLKYVLDAMGHDGFLKLVEERLKTPFTRVPEEAFLPRPAADRMAHIGVHKQKQDGLNWIGVSLTLGKLSCDQMRGLAKVSRDLGDGEIRLTVWQNLLISGLRDENVELAIAAIKQIGLAVEASHIRAGLIACTGNAGCRFAASNTKRNAAEIGDWCEPRVAMDKPVNIHLTGCHHSCAQHYISDIGLIGARVPVNEEDTVEGYHLFTGGGFGPEADVGQEVYHDLKAEDAPKTVEALLKAYLAHRSSPDETFLSFARRHDGETLRKLADAQVSA, from the coding sequence ATGAAAATCGATACGGTCTCAGTCGACTTTACCGACGAGCAGAAACGCTATCTCGAAGGCTTCACGACCGGCCTGCAGATCAGCCGCGTCGGTCGCGGCCTTGGTGGCGGTGGCGGCAAGGCGAACGCCGAGCCGACCGGCCCTGATGCCGTGCACCTCAAGGCGCAGGACAAGGTCATCGCGGCAGGCAAGAAGCTCGCCGACCAGGAGAAGTTCAAGCGCGACGAGCATCCCTTCGATGCCTATCCGCGCCTTCGCCAGCAGGCGCTCGACAACACCCCGCCGATCCCGGCGGACAATTTCCGCTGGCGCTATTACGGCATCTTCTACGTCGCGCCGACGCAGGACTCCTACATGTGCCGCCTGCGCATCCCGAACGGCATCATGAAGCACTGGCAGCTGTCGGGCCTTGCCGATCTCGCCGACGAGCTCTGCGGTCCCTATAGCCATGTCACGACCCGCGCCAATCTCCAGCTGCGCGAGATCCCGCCGAAGCACGCGATCAGAATGATCGAGGGCATCCAGGATCTCGGCCTGTGCTCGCGCGGCTCCGGCGCCGACAACATCCGCAACGTCACGGGTACGCCGACCGCCGGCATCGATCCGCAGGAAATCATCGACACGCGGCCCTATGCGCGCGAGTGGCACTACCACATCCTCAACGACCGCTCGCTCTACGGCCTGCCGCGCAAGTTCAACGTCGCCTTCGACGGCGCCGGCAAGATTGCGGTGCTGGAAGAGACCAACGACATCGCCTTCACGGCGTATGAAGTGAAGGACGGTTTCGGGGTCGAGCCCGGCGTCTGGTTCCGGCTCGGTCTCGGCGGCATCACCGGCCACAAGGATTTTGCGAAATATTCCGGCATCATCGTCAAGCCGGAGCAGGCGACCGCTGTCGCCGACGCCATCGTGCGCGTCTTCATCGAGCACGGTGATCGCACCAACCGCAACAAGGCGCGGCTGAAATACGTGCTCGATGCGATGGGCCATGACGGCTTCCTCAAGCTGGTCGAGGAACGGCTGAAGACGCCGTTCACGCGCGTGCCGGAAGAGGCGTTTCTCCCGCGGCCCGCCGCGGATCGCATGGCCCATATCGGTGTGCACAAGCAGAAGCAGGACGGTCTCAACTGGATCGGCGTGTCACTGACGCTCGGCAAGCTCAGCTGCGATCAGATGCGCGGCCTTGCCAAGGTTTCGCGTGACCTCGGCGACGGCGAGATCCGCCTGACGGTCTGGCAGAACCTGTTGATCTCGGGCCTGCGCGACGAAAACGTCGAGCTCGCGATTGCCGCGATCAAGCAGATCGGGCTCGCGGTCGAGGCCTCGCACATTCGCGCCGGCCTGATCGCCTGCACCGGCAATGCCGGCTGCCGTTTCGCGGCCTCCAACACCAAGCGCAATGCCGCCGAGATCGGCGATTGGTGCGAGCCGCGCGTCGCCATGGACAAGCCGGTCAACATCCATCTGACCGGCTGCCACCATTCCTGCGCGCAGCACTACATCAGCGACATCGGCTTGATCGGCGCGCGCGTGCCCGTGAACGAGGAGGACACGGTCGAGGGCTATCACCTCTTCACCGGCGGCGGGTTCGGTCCCGAGGCCGATGTCGGGCAGGAGGTCTATCACGACCTCAAGGCCGAGGATGCGCCGAAAACGGTCGAGGCGCTGCTCAAGGCCTATCTCGCCCATCGCTCATCGCCCGATGAAACCTTCCTCTCCTTTGCGCGCCGCCACGACGGCGAAACGCTGCGCAAGCTTGCCGATGCACAGGTGTCCGCATGA
- a CDS encoding sulfite reductase subunit alpha, which translates to MNQITPPPKLDIIPASAPFSDAQRSWLNGFFAGLLSPDVATPLSAEQGAAVMQDGDGDDGEAPWHDQTMPIADRMKLAEGRPLRRKMMAAMAQQDCGQCGYNCHDYSEAIAGRSEARLNLCVPGGKETARMLKSLYEELDKAPAAKAPEKTDAVAAPAVTVTIAEPGRSRDNPTEATFLSRRLLNKGKSEKETYHVEFDLSASKLDYVVGDSFGVFARNDVGLVDQIIALLGASHTTKVNGKTLREVLIDDVSLSPAPDSLFELISFITGGAQREKARALAQGEDPDGDAATLDVMAALQKFSGTRPHPEAFVEALEPLQPRLYSISSSHNATPGKLSLTVDSVRYVIGKRKRVGVASTFLGERIADGEKLKVYVQKAHNFGLPQDPKTPIIMIGPGTGIAPFRAFLLDRKATGAAGKNWLFFGHQRSDCDFFYQEELNAMKTSGQLTRLSLAWSRDGEKKFYVQDRMREVGRELWTWLAEGAHLYICGDAKRMAKDVERALVDIVAQFGARSTDEAVSFVAELKKTGRFQADVY; encoded by the coding sequence ATGAACCAGATCACCCCTCCGCCGAAGCTCGACATCATTCCCGCCAGCGCGCCGTTCTCCGACGCGCAGCGGTCCTGGCTGAACGGCTTCTTTGCCGGGCTTTTGTCGCCTGACGTCGCAACGCCCTTGTCGGCGGAGCAGGGCGCCGCCGTCATGCAGGACGGCGACGGCGACGACGGCGAAGCGCCATGGCACGACCAGACCATGCCGATCGCCGACCGGATGAAGCTCGCCGAGGGCCGTCCCCTGCGCCGCAAGATGATGGCGGCGATGGCGCAGCAGGATTGCGGCCAGTGCGGCTACAATTGCCACGATTATTCGGAGGCGATCGCGGGCCGCAGCGAGGCGCGGCTCAATCTGTGCGTTCCCGGCGGCAAGGAAACCGCGCGGATGCTGAAGTCGCTCTACGAGGAGCTCGACAAGGCGCCCGCGGCGAAAGCGCCTGAGAAGACGGACGCGGTGGCCGCGCCCGCCGTGACCGTGACCATCGCCGAGCCGGGCCGTTCGCGCGACAATCCGACCGAAGCGACCTTCCTGTCGCGCCGTCTCCTCAACAAGGGCAAGTCGGAGAAGGAGACCTATCACGTCGAGTTCGATCTCTCCGCGAGCAAGCTCGACTACGTGGTGGGTGACTCCTTCGGCGTGTTCGCGCGCAACGACGTGGGCCTCGTCGACCAGATCATCGCGCTGCTCGGTGCCTCCCACACCACCAAGGTCAACGGCAAGACGCTGCGCGAGGTGCTGATCGACGACGTCTCGCTGTCGCCGGCGCCGGATTCGCTGTTCGAGCTGATCTCCTTCATCACCGGCGGCGCGCAGCGCGAGAAGGCGCGGGCGCTGGCGCAGGGCGAGGATCCCGATGGCGATGCCGCGACCCTTGACGTGATGGCCGCGCTGCAGAAGTTTTCCGGCACGCGTCCGCATCCGGAAGCCTTCGTCGAGGCGCTGGAGCCGCTGCAGCCGCGGCTCTATTCGATCTCGTCCTCGCACAATGCGACGCCGGGAAAACTGTCGCTGACGGTCGATTCCGTGCGCTACGTGATCGGCAAGCGCAAGCGCGTCGGCGTCGCCTCGACCTTCCTCGGCGAGCGCATCGCCGATGGCGAGAAGCTCAAGGTCTACGTGCAGAAGGCGCACAATTTCGGTCTGCCGCAGGATCCGAAGACGCCCATCATCATGATCGGCCCCGGCACCGGCATCGCGCCGTTCCGCGCCTTCCTGCTCGATCGCAAGGCGACCGGCGCGGCCGGCAAGAACTGGCTGTTCTTCGGCCATCAGCGCAGCGATTGCGATTTCTTCTACCAGGAAGAGCTCAATGCGATGAAGACCTCGGGCCAGTTGACCCGGTTGTCGCTGGCCTGGTCACGCGACGGCGAGAAGAAGTTTTATGTGCAGGACCGCATGCGCGAGGTCGGCCGCGAATTGTGGACCTGGCTTGCCGAGGGCGCCCATCTCTACATCTGCGGCGATGCCAAGCGCATGGCCAAGGACGTCGAGCGCGCGCTGGTCGACATCGTCGCCCAGTTCGGCGCGCGTTCGACCGATGAGGCCGTCAGTTTCGTCGCCGAGCTCAAGAAGACCGGCCGCTTCCAGGCTGACGTCTACTAG
- a CDS encoding 5-oxoprolinase subunit PxpA, with amino-acid sequence MKTIDLNCDLGEGFGAWEMGNDAAMIELASSVNVACGFHAGDPDIMRRTVELAKARGVSVGAHPGYRDLHGFGRHPIAGLKASEIENLVAYQIGALQAIATAAGHKVTHVKAHGALSNVACEDDMTAKAIAAGIRAVDPSLIFVVLANSKLVKAGEAANLPMVHEVFADRAYEDDGNLVSRKKPGAVLHDAKMIADRVVRMVQDGAVVSVTGKVIKMRTDTVCIHGDTHGAVEIARTLRQALKGAGIEVAPFKRGA; translated from the coding sequence ATGAAGACGATCGACCTCAATTGCGACCTCGGCGAAGGGTTTGGCGCGTGGGAGATGGGCAACGACGCCGCGATGATCGAGCTGGCGAGCTCGGTCAACGTCGCCTGCGGCTTCCACGCCGGCGATCCCGACATCATGCGCCGGACGGTCGAACTGGCGAAAGCGCGCGGCGTCTCGGTCGGCGCGCATCCCGGATACCGCGACCTGCACGGCTTCGGCCGGCATCCGATCGCAGGCCTGAAAGCGTCCGAGATCGAGAACCTCGTCGCCTACCAGATCGGCGCGCTGCAGGCGATCGCGACCGCGGCCGGCCACAAGGTCACGCATGTGAAGGCGCACGGCGCGCTCTCCAACGTCGCCTGCGAGGACGACATGACGGCGAAGGCTATCGCCGCCGGCATCAGGGCCGTCGATCCCAGCCTGATCTTCGTCGTGCTCGCCAATTCGAAGCTGGTGAAGGCCGGCGAAGCGGCCAATCTGCCGATGGTGCACGAGGTGTTCGCCGACCGCGCCTATGAGGACGACGGCAACCTCGTCTCGCGCAAGAAGCCCGGCGCGGTGCTGCATGATGCCAAGATGATCGCCGACCGCGTGGTGCGCATGGTGCAGGACGGCGCGGTGGTGTCGGTCACCGGCAAGGTCATCAAGATGCGCACGGATACGGTCTGCATTCACGGCGACACGCACGGAGCGGTCGAGATCGCGCGCACTTTGCGTCAGGCGCTGAAGGGAGCCGGGATCGAGGTGGCGCCGTTCAAGCGCGGGGCGTGA
- a CDS encoding biotin-dependent carboxyltransferase family protein: MSRLVVASIGPASSVQDGGRHGAQRYGLTVSGAMDRLSLAAANTLVGNEPLAATVEIGPFGATFTARDGVVRVAIAGAPRNADVAGRPVAMDTSVTLKDGETLTLGFARGGAFTYLAIEGGIKGELVFGSLAVNARAGLGSPYPRPLQAGDEFTVDAASGAPELRIELPKPATGPIRVLLGPQDDEFDDANKALFLGSEWKISATSDRMGYRLEGPAIKHLHGHNIVSDGTVNGSIQVPGNGSPIALMMDRGTSGGYPKIATVITADVGRLAQTSAGTAFRFKQVSMAEAQDEARKFAQLIRSLPDRLRSSDTVELNIEALSDANVAGYAVSAVDAGTWQVTAEP, encoded by the coding sequence ATGAGCCGGCTCGTCGTCGCCAGCATCGGCCCTGCGAGCTCCGTCCAGGACGGGGGCCGCCACGGGGCGCAGCGCTACGGCCTGACGGTCAGCGGCGCGATGGACCGGCTGTCGCTGGCGGCGGCGAACACGCTGGTCGGCAATGAGCCGCTCGCGGCGACCGTCGAGATCGGCCCGTTCGGCGCGACCTTCACAGCCCGTGATGGCGTCGTGCGCGTCGCCATTGCCGGCGCACCGCGCAACGCCGACGTCGCCGGGCGGCCGGTCGCGATGGACACATCGGTGACGCTGAAGGACGGCGAGACCCTGACGCTCGGCTTTGCCCGCGGCGGCGCATTCACTTATCTGGCGATCGAAGGCGGCATCAAAGGCGAGCTCGTGTTCGGCAGCCTCGCGGTGAACGCCCGCGCCGGTCTCGGCAGCCCCTACCCGCGCCCGCTCCAGGCCGGCGACGAATTCACTGTCGATGCTGCAAGCGGCGCGCCGGAGCTGCGGATCGAACTGCCGAAGCCTGCGACAGGTCCGATCCGCGTGCTGCTGGGGCCGCAGGACGACGAGTTCGACGACGCCAACAAGGCGCTGTTCTTAGGTAGCGAGTGGAAGATATCGGCGACGTCGGACCGCATGGGCTACCGGCTCGAAGGTCCCGCGATCAAGCACCTTCACGGCCACAACATCGTCTCCGACGGCACCGTCAACGGCAGCATCCAGGTGCCCGGCAACGGCTCGCCGATCGCGCTGATGATGGACCGCGGCACCTCCGGCGGCTATCCCAAGATCGCAACCGTGATCACGGCCGATGTCGGCCGCCTCGCGCAGACCTCGGCGGGAACCGCGTTCCGCTTCAAGCAGGTCAGCATGGCGGAGGCGCAAGACGAGGCCCGCAAGTTCGCGCAACTGATCCGCAGCCTGCCCGACCGGCTGCGCTCCTCCGACACCGTCGAGCTCAACATCGAGGCCCTCAGCGATGCTAACGTTGCCGGCTACGCGGTGAGCGCGGTCGACGCCGGAACCTGGCAGGTGACGGCGGAACCGTAA
- the pxpB gene encoding 5-oxoprolinase subunit PxpB gives MAATLPPPRLLPSGDSAVTVEFSRTIDDDANQRVLALDKALAASPIDGITETVPTYRSLLVHYDPGRIDFDALGEKILPIATRPLPPATKARRWRIPVAYGGEHGIDLEDVAKALNTTPDDIIARHAGGDYKVAMIGFTPGWSYLSGLDKSLHMSRRQSPRLLTPAGTISIGGIQAGIQCLAAPSGWHLLGRTPVRTYQLHRNPTFLTEPGDRVTFFAIDHKTFEDMDRAAEAGEIVAEQVTA, from the coding sequence ATGGCCGCGACGCTTCCCCCGCCCCGCCTCCTGCCCAGTGGCGACAGTGCCGTCACGGTCGAGTTCAGCCGCACCATCGATGACGACGCCAACCAGCGCGTACTGGCGCTCGACAAGGCGCTCGCTGCGAGCCCCATCGACGGCATCACCGAGACCGTGCCGACCTATCGCTCGCTGCTGGTGCATTACGACCCCGGCAGGATCGACTTCGACGCGCTCGGCGAAAAGATCCTCCCGATCGCGACCCGGCCGCTGCCGCCGGCCACCAAGGCACGCCGCTGGCGCATTCCCGTGGCCTATGGCGGCGAGCACGGCATCGACCTCGAGGACGTCGCCAAGGCGCTGAACACGACGCCCGATGACATCATCGCCCGGCACGCGGGCGGTGACTACAAGGTCGCCATGATCGGCTTCACGCCGGGCTGGTCCTATCTCAGCGGCCTCGACAAATCCCTGCACATGTCGCGGCGGCAGTCGCCGCGGCTGCTGACGCCGGCCGGCACGATCTCGATCGGCGGCATCCAGGCCGGCATCCAGTGCCTGGCCGCCCCGAGCGGCTGGCACCTCCTCGGCCGCACGCCCGTCAGAACCTATCAGCTCCACCGCAATCCGACCTTCCTCACCGAACCCGGTGACCGCGTGACGTTTTTCGCCATCGACCACAAGACGTTCGAGGACATGGACCGCGCCGCCGAGGCCGGCGAGATCGTCGCCGAGCAGGTGACAGCATGA
- a CDS encoding ribonuclease activity regulator RraA — protein MSLSPEARKTLAGITTATITTVLLKKGLRNVWMRGARPLRPGLPRLVGPAFTLRFVPAREDLATPESWSSPISTRTAIEAMPEGCIAVVDAMGITDAGIFGDILCARMMKRGVTALVTDGVVRDVEGVLGTNLPVWCDGYAAPPSVAGLTFVGWGEPIGCGGVAVFPNDIVVADQDGCVLIPQAMLDHVLHEGVEQERMEAWIVNEVNNGAVLPGLYPMNAETKARYAASKK, from the coding sequence ATGTCGCTGTCCCCCGAAGCCCGCAAGACCCTCGCCGGCATCACCACTGCCACCATCACCACGGTCCTGCTGAAAAAGGGCCTGCGCAACGTGTGGATGCGCGGCGCGCGTCCGCTGCGCCCGGGCCTGCCGCGCCTGGTGGGACCTGCCTTCACGCTGCGCTTCGTGCCGGCGCGCGAGGATCTGGCGACGCCGGAATCCTGGTCGTCGCCGATCTCGACCCGCACCGCGATCGAGGCGATGCCGGAGGGCTGCATCGCCGTGGTCGATGCCATGGGCATCACCGACGCCGGCATCTTCGGCGATATCCTCTGCGCCCGCATGATGAAGCGCGGCGTCACTGCGCTCGTCACCGACGGCGTGGTGCGTGACGTCGAGGGTGTGCTCGGCACCAACCTGCCGGTGTGGTGCGACGGCTACGCCGCGCCGCCGTCGGTCGCGGGCCTGACCTTCGTCGGCTGGGGCGAGCCGATCGGCTGCGGCGGCGTTGCCGTTTTCCCGAACGACATCGTGGTCGCCGACCAGGACGGCTGCGTGCTGATCCCGCAGGCGATGCTCGACCACGTGCTCCATGAGGGCGTCGAGCAGGAGCGCATGGAAGCCTGGATCGTCAACGAGGTGAACAACGGCGCGGTGCTGCCGGGCCTCTATCCCATGAACGCCGAGACCAAGGCGCGCTACGCCGCCAGCAAGAAGTAA
- a CDS encoding cupin domain-containing protein translates to MEITVAGTRPTRRAPKENFTGTVWQDPVIMAPAPARLNCSRVAFEPGARTNWHHHPLGQTLYVISGVGRVQSKGGPIREIRPGDTVWIPPGELHWHGASPTNGMCHIAMQEALDGVYSTWLEPVTDAEYGAAVG, encoded by the coding sequence ATGGAGATCACCGTCGCAGGCACGCGGCCGACCCGCCGCGCGCCCAAGGAAAACTTCACCGGCACCGTGTGGCAGGACCCCGTCATCATGGCGCCCGCGCCGGCACGGCTGAACTGCTCGCGCGTCGCGTTCGAGCCCGGTGCGCGCACCAACTGGCATCACCATCCGCTCGGGCAGACGCTCTACGTCATCTCTGGCGTCGGCCGCGTCCAGTCCAAGGGCGGACCGATCCGCGAGATCCGTCCTGGCGACACCGTGTGGATTCCGCCGGGTGAATTGCACTGGCACGGCGCTTCGCCGACCAACGGCATGTGCCACATCGCCATGCAGGAAGCGCTCGACGGAGTCTATTCGACCTGGCTGGAGCCGGTGACTGACGCGGAGTACGGCGCCGCGGTTGGCTGA
- a CDS encoding DUF2147 domain-containing protein, which translates to MKKLLAAAAFLLASTAAQAQYTFEYGGRTIRIDPDRGTVQIPGVYDNTGQGKAKKAKKNETSPGQQAPQEAKTDPQSPAAPAPPPAAAAAPPAATQAPAPVVAAPPPAPAAPPPATATAAPAATAVAPPPAPPPAPAPVEQQAAPAAPPPAAVAVAPPAPPAPPPAPAAAAAPPAPPPPPAAAPVQSAAVAPPAPAAAATRDLNSPLGIWLTEEKEGKVRIEQCGTNLCGYSVDSKSNQNGEQVLINMKPGKDQKWSGRILDPNSGSTYDSTIAMKGTDRLRVQGCAFGGMFCGGQTWTRVN; encoded by the coding sequence ATGAAGAAGCTGTTGGCCGCGGCCGCATTCCTTTTGGCGAGCACCGCTGCGCAAGCGCAGTACACCTTCGAATATGGCGGGCGCACCATCCGCATCGATCCGGACCGCGGCACGGTGCAGATTCCCGGCGTGTACGACAACACCGGGCAAGGCAAGGCCAAGAAGGCGAAGAAGAACGAGACGAGCCCGGGCCAGCAGGCGCCTCAGGAGGCCAAGACCGATCCGCAGTCGCCGGCCGCACCGGCGCCTCCACCTGCGGCCGCAGCAGCGCCTCCCGCAGCTACCCAGGCTCCCGCGCCCGTCGTGGCCGCACCGCCTCCCGCGCCAGCTGCTCCGCCGCCGGCGACGGCCACTGCTGCGCCGGCCGCTACGGCTGTCGCGCCTCCTCCCGCACCGCCTCCGGCTCCGGCTCCCGTGGAGCAGCAGGCAGCTCCCGCGGCACCACCGCCGGCTGCTGTGGCTGTTGCGCCTCCCGCGCCCCCGGCGCCACCGCCAGCCCCGGCCGCGGCTGCGGCACCTCCGGCGCCGCCACCGCCACCTGCGGCCGCGCCGGTCCAGTCCGCCGCCGTCGCTCCCCCGGCTCCGGCAGCCGCGGCCACGCGCGATCTCAATTCGCCGCTCGGCATCTGGCTCACCGAGGAGAAGGAAGGCAAGGTCCGCATCGAGCAGTGCGGCACCAATCTCTGCGGCTATTCGGTCGACAGCAAGTCGAACCAGAATGGCGAGCAGGTTCTGATCAACATGAAGCCCGGCAAGGACCAGAAATGGTCAGGCCGCATTCTCGATCCCAACTCCGGCTCGACCTACGATTCGACGATCGCGATGAAAGGCACCGACCGGCTGCGCGTGCAGGGCTGCGCCTTCGGCGGCATGTTCTGCGGCGGCCAGACCTGGACGCGAGTGAACTGA
- a CDS encoding transporter substrate-binding domain-containing protein: protein MTVRISVRVLAALAVALLMNLSAHAQQAAPSRLDEIMKRGTLRVGMTGDYKPFTYLDKTTQQFSGFDVDMAEALGKALGVKVEYVATAWPKLMKDFEADQFDIAMGGVSVTLDRQKKGFFSTPIMREGKTPITRCADVGKYQTLPDIDKKGTRVIVNPGGTNERFARANIKDAEITVFPDNTVIFDEIAKGNADLMMTDASETRYQQKQHQGVLCAVHPEKPFDFSEKAYWLQRDMALKHFVDQWLHISMEDGSYKKIYAAWFD, encoded by the coding sequence ATGACCGTTCGAATATCCGTTCGAGTTTTGGCGGCTTTGGCCGTGGCGCTGCTGATGAACCTTTCGGCCCACGCCCAGCAGGCGGCGCCCTCGCGCCTCGACGAGATCATGAAGCGCGGCACATTGCGCGTCGGCATGACCGGCGACTACAAGCCCTTCACTTATCTCGACAAGACCACGCAGCAGTTCTCTGGCTTCGACGTCGACATGGCGGAGGCGCTCGGCAAGGCGCTCGGCGTCAAGGTCGAGTACGTAGCCACGGCCTGGCCGAAGCTGATGAAGGATTTCGAGGCCGATCAGTTCGACATCGCCATGGGCGGCGTGTCGGTGACGCTCGACCGGCAGAAGAAAGGCTTCTTCTCGACGCCGATCATGCGCGAGGGCAAGACGCCGATCACGCGCTGCGCCGACGTCGGCAAGTACCAGACGCTCCCCGACATCGACAAGAAGGGCACCCGCGTCATCGTCAATCCCGGCGGCACCAACGAGCGCTTCGCGCGCGCCAACATCAAGGACGCCGAGATCACGGTCTTCCCCGACAACACCGTGATCTTCGACGAGATCGCCAAGGGCAACGCCGATCTGATGATGACCGACGCCTCCGAGACACGCTACCAGCAAAAGCAACATCAAGGCGTGCTCTGCGCGGTGCATCCCGAGAAACCGTTCGACTTCTCCGAGAAGGCCTATTGGCTCCAGCGCGACATGGCGCTGAAGCACTTCGTCGACCAGTGGCTGCACATTTCCATGGAAGACGGCAGCTACAAGAAGATCTACGCCGCCTGGTTCGACTGA
- a CDS encoding DUF1993 domain-containing protein: MYEASVGLFVPNLRNLSVLLDKGVAYAEARKFNPAVLLGMRLAPNMYDLAQQVGEACRHATVAPALLAQRDPVVLPVLEHDMAGLQARIATSIEFIESLPRAAIDAATEQNVFFRLKNGTELPFTGRTLLLTFSVPQFFFHVTTAYDLLRHAGVELVKKDYLGRK; this comes from the coding sequence ATGTACGAGGCCTCGGTTGGCCTCTTCGTACCTAATCTGCGCAACCTGTCCGTCCTGCTCGACAAGGGCGTGGCCTATGCCGAGGCCCGCAAGTTCAATCCGGCAGTTTTGCTCGGCATGCGCCTCGCGCCGAACATGTACGATCTGGCGCAGCAGGTCGGCGAGGCCTGCCGCCACGCCACGGTTGCGCCGGCCCTGCTGGCGCAGCGCGATCCGGTGGTGCTGCCGGTGCTGGAGCACGACATGGCCGGGCTGCAGGCCCGTATCGCGACGTCCATCGAGTTCATCGAGAGCCTGCCGCGCGCGGCGATCGATGCCGCGACGGAGCAGAACGTCTTCTTCAGGCTGAAGAACGGCACCGAGCTGCCGTTCACCGGGCGGACGCTGCTGCTGACGTTCAGCGTCCCGCAGTTCTTCTTTCACGTCACCACCGCCTACGACCTGTTGCGGCACGCCGGCGTCGAGCTCGTGAAGAAGGATTATCTCGGAAGGAAGTAG
- a CDS encoding hydroxyacid dehydrogenase: MATNKKKIFVTQTLSQGARALLTQRDDIELVEFSNLISAKDFEALLKSHAPVHGVALGATAFGETELEASRDMKVVTRIGVGYDAVDVPALSRRKVPLMVAGSANSPSVAEAALFMMLTLAKRAQELHSCVKEGTWADRLGILPFDLYGKTALVIGFGRIGSRTAKRCLAFEMKVQVYDPYKSAADIRAAGCEPVNDLDAALPHADFVTIHCPKTPETVGLFDAARIGRMKPRSYLINTARGGIVKEAALYDALVSGKLAGAGIDVFEVEPPPVGNALFALPNVIMAPHVAGVTVEAVQRMSEQTARNILSVLDGDPIRQNIINQDVLG; encoded by the coding sequence ATGGCGACCAACAAGAAGAAGATTTTCGTTACACAAACTTTGTCGCAAGGGGCACGCGCCCTCCTCACCCAGCGGGACGATATCGAGCTCGTCGAGTTTTCCAACCTGATCTCCGCCAAGGATTTCGAGGCGCTGCTGAAGAGCCATGCGCCGGTCCATGGCGTGGCGCTGGGCGCCACCGCCTTCGGCGAGACCGAGCTCGAGGCATCAAGAGACATGAAGGTGGTGACCCGCATCGGCGTCGGCTATGACGCCGTCGACGTGCCTGCCCTCTCCCGCCGCAAGGTGCCGCTGATGGTGGCGGGCAGCGCCAACTCGCCCTCGGTCGCGGAAGCGGCGCTGTTCATGATGCTGACGCTGGCCAAGCGCGCGCAGGAGCTGCATTCCTGCGTCAAGGAAGGCACATGGGCCGACCGGCTCGGCATTCTGCCGTTCGACCTCTACGGCAAGACCGCGCTGGTCATCGGCTTCGGCCGCATCGGCAGCCGTACCGCCAAGCGCTGCCTGGCGTTCGAGATGAAGGTCCAGGTCTACGATCCCTACAAGTCCGCTGCCGACATCAGGGCGGCCGGCTGCGAGCCGGTCAATGACCTCGACGCCGCGCTGCCTCACGCCGACTTCGTCACCATCCACTGCCCGAAGACGCCGGAGACCGTCGGCCTGTTCGACGCAGCCCGGATCGGCCGCATGAAGCCGAGATCCTATCTCATCAACACTGCGCGCGGCGGTATCGTGAAGGAAGCGGCGCTGTATGACGCGCTGGTATCCGGAAAGCTCGCCGGCGCCGGCATCGACGTCTTCGAGGTGGAGCCGCCGCCGGTGGGCAACGCGCTGTTCGCGCTGCCCAACGTCATCATGGCCCCGCACGTCGCCGGCGTCACGGTCGAGGCGGTCCAGCGCATGAGCGAGCAGACCGCGCGCAACATCCTGAGCGTCCTGGACGGCGATCCCATCCGCCAGAACATCATTAATCAGGACGTGCTGGGCTGA